In the Staphylococcus sp. IVB6240 genome, one interval contains:
- a CDS encoding IS110 family transposase, whose protein sequence is MIYIEYFGIDVGKGKSFIAHYSNETFIDEFELIHNKSGFENLLNYVKQYAGIYILLESTGIYSKPLERFCNENYIPYSIVNPLESKLMTNTLRTWKTDKSDAHKLANLAKHYNKQPSQNMIKDIHIKIREVTRYYEELSNQMTYLKSTLIQLLDMTFPELQILFKDRYSKIALRVAKLFPHPDYVDVNNVSKLKELIANSTNKRLSDKKVNSYVEKLVSYTNESYPSVPADSFFVDKLIYTIDDLLNSMERQLAIQTQLIDLAQTLDEFKILTSIPGIGELTAAMVIGELGDIRAFTSHKQLNAYIGIDIKRYQSGKTHYKDKINKRGNKRARSLFYIIVQNMLKVQRLYANHIVDYYYKLKEQPYGKGHKTAVIACVNKLLKTIHHLVINNKEYDYRMSPH, encoded by the coding sequence GTGATTTATATCGAATATTTTGGTATCGATGTAGGGAAAGGGAAAAGCTTTATTGCACATTATTCAAACGAAACTTTTATAGACGAGTTTGAATTAATTCATAATAAAAGCGGCTTTGAAAATCTATTGAATTATGTAAAACAATATGCAGGGATTTATATCCTTCTTGAATCAACAGGTATATATTCCAAACCGCTAGAAAGATTCTGTAATGAAAATTACATCCCTTACAGTATAGTGAATCCGTTAGAGTCTAAGTTAATGACAAATACACTTAGAACATGGAAAACAGATAAATCAGATGCTCATAAGTTGGCAAATCTTGCGAAGCATTATAATAAGCAACCATCTCAAAATATGATAAAAGATATTCACATCAAAATAAGAGAAGTGACAAGATATTATGAAGAACTTTCTAATCAAATGACATACTTAAAAAGTACATTGATTCAGTTATTAGATATGACCTTTCCAGAACTACAAATTTTATTTAAAGACAGATACTCTAAAATCGCGTTGAGAGTTGCGAAGCTATTTCCACATCCAGATTATGTAGATGTTAATAATGTATCAAAATTGAAAGAGCTAATCGCTAATAGTACTAATAAACGATTGTCAGACAAAAAGGTAAATTCATATGTGGAGAAGTTAGTTTCTTATACGAATGAAAGTTATCCATCAGTACCCGCTGATTCATTCTTCGTAGATAAACTCATCTACACAATTGATGATTTACTTAATTCAATGGAAAGACAATTAGCCATTCAAACTCAACTTATTGACTTAGCTCAAACACTTGATGAATTTAAAATATTAACATCTATTCCAGGTATTGGAGAGTTAACTGCAGCTATGGTAATTGGAGAACTAGGTGATATACGTGCTTTCACTTCTCATAAACAGCTGAATGCTTATATTGGTATTGATATAAAAAGATATCAATCAGGAAAAACACATTACAAAGACAAAATAAATAAGCGAGGAAATAAACGTGCAAGGTCATTATTTTACATCATTGTACAAAACATGTTGAAAGTACAAAGACTATATGCCAACCACATTGTTGATTACTATTATAAATTAAAAGAACAGCCTTATGGAAAAGGCCATAAGACTGCAGTTATTGCTTGTGTGAACAAGCTGTTAAAAACTATTCATCACTTAGTTATTAACAATAAAGAATACGATTATCGAATGTCACCGCACTGA
- the tenA gene encoding thiaminase II — MTFTERLYQRVAPIWDSYLDHPFVKGIGNGTLDKEKFKHWLKQDYVYLVDYTRLFALGVAKARDLKTMTLFGTLVHETLHTEMQLHRNYAAKFGISEQELEETLAASTTIGYTSYMLDQAQRGDIAHVVAAVLTCTWSYNYIGRALNEIEGASEHPFYGEWIDMYSSNDFTQLSDALIAMMDEIAEGKSEAELQVLEDIVIRTSYYEYMFWDMAEKQEMWSIPDHLGK, encoded by the coding sequence ATGACATTTACAGAAAGATTGTATCAGCGTGTTGCACCGATTTGGGATAGTTATTTAGATCATCCATTTGTGAAAGGGATTGGTAATGGCACCTTAGATAAGGAAAAATTTAAACATTGGCTAAAGCAAGACTACGTATACTTAGTTGACTATACGAGATTATTCGCATTGGGTGTTGCAAAAGCCCGTGATTTAAAGACGATGACATTATTTGGCACATTGGTCCATGAAACGTTACATACTGAGATGCAGTTACATAGAAATTATGCTGCAAAGTTTGGTATTTCTGAACAAGAATTGGAAGAAACATTAGCTGCAAGTACGACAATCGGTTATACGAGTTATATGTTGGATCAAGCACAGCGTGGAGATATTGCGCATGTGGTTGCTGCAGTACTTACATGTACATGGAGTTATAATTATATCGGTCGTGCATTGAATGAAATTGAAGGCGCATCGGAACATCCATTTTATGGTGAGTGGATTGACATGTATAGCTCAAACGACTTTACACAATTATCGGACGCATTGATTGCTATGATGGATGAAATTGCAGAAGGTAAAAGTGAAGCAGAGTTACAGGTGTTAGAAGATATTGTTATACGCACAAGTTATTATGAATATATGTTTTGGGATATGGCAGAAAAGCAGGAAATGTGGTCGATACCAGACCATTTAGGTAAATAA
- a CDS encoding teicoplanin resistance protein VanZ has protein sequence MKQCPYCHNQLNKQQCLDCGVQVHFSADPPSKESSQADNKKSIKKWIPLMIIGFLSVLLVILFLLLRNFNSPEAQAKILVNAVNNHDTAKVSNLISTKQNKVGRQEAERYITFIKEEMGMTSFEKKVFHQVAQFDDNSPVSYVVKTDKDQDVLRISKNGRRYLIFDNLSFQAPMKKAVLQTDATASYEFQANESKKKVMGKQGESIDIGQYIPGNYVLDTTKTTSRGTYQGKLKFNTASSDHDTVKVEEDFEEARIKVNLKNDAALEQASRKVQINGETLDLREDGTYGPFPLNKALTITAEGKSKGKSFKATTATIAEGDVKQSNEVTVEFDAQEIEKHNKAKEKDVKDKITDFIKKYTSARNKAGENNSIVTIKPYLLENTTFYQSLQSSVPKQQQQQNPKVTDVNRSQDFYSVTVESETGEGDAVQAHYLLQGDDNGKNLKIVNYEAY, from the coding sequence ATGAAGCAATGTCCATATTGTCACAATCAATTGAATAAACAACAATGTTTGGATTGTGGCGTACAAGTGCATTTCTCTGCAGATCCACCTTCTAAAGAAAGTTCACAAGCGGATAATAAGAAATCAATTAAAAAATGGATTCCATTGATGATTATTGGTTTTCTTAGTGTCTTGTTAGTCATTTTATTTTTATTATTACGAAATTTTAATTCACCTGAAGCACAGGCGAAAATTTTAGTGAATGCGGTTAATAATCATGATACTGCTAAAGTGTCCAACCTGATCAGTACGAAACAAAATAAAGTGGGTCGCCAAGAAGCGGAACGTTATATTACTTTTATTAAGGAAGAAATGGGGATGACATCTTTCGAGAAGAAGGTATTTCACCAGGTGGCACAATTTGATGATAATTCACCCGTTTCATATGTCGTGAAGACGGATAAGGATCAAGATGTTTTACGTATTAGTAAAAATGGTCGACGTTACTTAATTTTTGACAATCTTAGCTTTCAAGCGCCTATGAAAAAAGCAGTGCTTCAGACAGATGCAACAGCGAGTTATGAATTCCAGGCTAATGAAAGTAAGAAGAAAGTCATGGGTAAACAAGGAGAATCTATTGATATTGGCCAATATATCCCGGGAAATTATGTATTAGATACGACTAAGACGACATCACGTGGTACATATCAAGGTAAGTTGAAGTTTAATACAGCATCGAGTGACCATGATACAGTTAAGGTAGAAGAGGATTTTGAAGAAGCACGTATAAAAGTCAATTTAAAAAACGATGCTGCATTAGAGCAAGCATCACGTAAAGTGCAAATCAATGGTGAAACTTTAGATTTAAGAGAAGATGGCACGTATGGTCCATTCCCATTAAATAAAGCTTTAACCATCACAGCTGAAGGTAAATCTAAAGGGAAATCATTCAAGGCAACAACCGCTACGATTGCTGAAGGTGATGTGAAGCAATCCAATGAAGTAACAGTAGAATTTGATGCACAGGAGATTGAAAAGCATAATAAAGCAAAAGAAAAAGATGTTAAAGATAAAATCACGGACTTTATTAAAAAATACACATCGGCACGTAATAAAGCAGGAGAAAATAATAGTATCGTGACTATTAAACCCTATTTATTAGAAAATACAACATTCTATCAATCATTGCAGTCAAGCGTACCGAAACAACAGCAACAGCAAAATCCCAAAGTGACTGATGTGAATCGATCACAAGACTTTTACTCTGTTACTGTTGAATCAGAAACGGGTGAAGGTGATGCTGTTCAAGCGCACTACTTATTACAAGGCGATGATAACGGCAAAAATTTAAAAATCGTTAACTATGAGGCTTATTAA